In the Natronolimnobius baerhuensis genome, one interval contains:
- the prf1 gene encoding peptide chain release factor aRF-1, producing MSQEGEQEQSDRKKYEFRKVIEDLKDFDGSGTQLVTIYVPDDRQVSDVVAHVTQEHSEAANIKSKQTRTAVQDALTSIKDRLRYFDTYPPDNGLVLFSGAVDSGGGRTEMVTKVLESPPQPVESFRYHCDSDFLTEPLEEMLADKGLYGLVVLDRREANVGWLKGKRVEPVKSASSLVPGKQRKGGQSAQRFARLRLEAIDNFYQEVAGMANDLFVPKRHELDGILVGGPSPTKDEFLDGDYLHHEIQDNVIGKFDVAYTDESGLHDLVDNAEDALADAEVIKDKQQMEEFFEELNAGNQATYGFDQTRQNLIMGAVDRLLISEDLRKDVITYDCEECGNTDREVVDRRKSTPEHSCSDCGSEVDATDDDREDAIDHLIEIAEQRGTETKFISTDFEKGEQLYNAFGGFAGILRYSTGV from the coding sequence ATGAGCCAGGAGGGTGAGCAGGAGCAATCCGACCGGAAAAAGTACGAGTTCCGGAAGGTAATCGAGGATCTCAAGGACTTCGACGGCTCCGGAACACAACTCGTAACGATCTACGTTCCCGACGACCGACAGGTCAGTGACGTCGTTGCACACGTAACTCAGGAACACAGCGAAGCGGCCAACATCAAGTCAAAACAGACGCGAACGGCCGTCCAGGATGCCCTCACGAGCATCAAAGACCGGCTTCGCTACTTCGACACCTACCCGCCCGACAACGGGCTGGTTCTGTTCTCGGGTGCTGTCGACTCCGGCGGCGGCCGCACCGAGATGGTCACGAAAGTCCTCGAGAGCCCGCCCCAACCCGTCGAATCCTTCCGCTATCACTGTGACTCGGACTTTCTGACGGAGCCACTCGAGGAGATGCTCGCGGACAAGGGCCTCTACGGGCTCGTCGTCCTCGACCGACGCGAAGCGAACGTTGGCTGGCTGAAGGGCAAGCGCGTCGAGCCGGTCAAGTCCGCCTCCTCGCTTGTCCCCGGCAAGCAGCGCAAAGGTGGTCAGTCCGCCCAGCGTTTCGCCCGACTGCGCCTCGAGGCAATCGACAACTTCTATCAGGAGGTCGCGGGGATGGCAAACGATCTGTTCGTTCCCAAGCGCCACGAACTCGATGGGATTCTTGTCGGTGGCCCCTCGCCGACGAAAGACGAGTTCCTCGACGGGGACTATCTCCACCACGAGATTCAGGATAACGTCATCGGCAAGTTCGACGTCGCCTACACGGACGAGTCGGGACTGCACGACCTCGTCGATAACGCAGAAGACGCACTCGCGGATGCGGAGGTTATCAAGGACAAACAGCAGATGGAGGAGTTCTTCGAGGAACTCAACGCTGGCAACCAGGCGACCTACGGATTTGACCAGACTCGCCAGAACCTCATTATGGGTGCAGTCGACCGACTGCTCATCAGCGAAGACCTCCGGAAGGACGTTATCACCTACGACTGTGAGGAGTGTGGGAATACGGACCGCGAGGTTGTCGACCGCCGAAAGTCCACGCCCGAACACTCCTGTAGCGACTGTGGGAGTGAGGTCGATGCAACTGACGACGACCGCGAGGACGCTATCGACCACCTGATCGAAATCGCCGAACAGCGCGGCACCGAAACGAAGTTCATCTCGACTGACTTCGAGAAAGGCGAGCAGCTCTACAACGCCTTTGGCGGCTTTGCCGGCATTCTCCGCTACTCGACAGGCGTCTAA
- the minD gene encoding MinD/ParA family ATP-binding protein, whose amino-acid sequence MSQETVYAIASGKGGVGKTTTTVNIGTALAQAGKRVAVVDVDLGMANLAGFVSLTPDSTTLHDVLAGDASIEDATYRLADNIVAVPSGTGLDEYAEASPEGLGDVVDELRTAYDYVFLDVGAGISHETVLPLGLADAVLVVSTPEPAAVQDSKKTIELTARANGSVAGLVVTRTHPGSDISYEEIAARLEIPLLGTIPEDSAARESVYAGTPLVVYNAEGSAAIAYRTLAADLAGIELAAPTPRSSGDTADEPEAETESAQPAADADSTDDADSSATESATADDDAADVDDASDDDDSSQEAAPDDVSSAITEAESDH is encoded by the coding sequence ATGTCTCAAGAGACGGTCTATGCTATCGCGAGCGGGAAGGGTGGCGTCGGGAAGACGACGACGACGGTCAATATCGGAACGGCGCTTGCACAGGCGGGCAAGCGCGTGGCCGTCGTCGACGTCGATCTCGGCATGGCGAATCTCGCTGGATTCGTCAGCCTCACCCCTGACTCGACGACGCTACACGACGTGCTGGCCGGTGACGCATCGATTGAGGACGCCACCTATCGACTGGCGGATAACATCGTCGCGGTTCCAAGCGGAACGGGACTCGACGAGTACGCCGAGGCCTCTCCGGAGGGGCTTGGCGATGTCGTCGACGAACTTCGAACGGCGTACGATTACGTCTTCCTCGACGTTGGTGCCGGCATTAGCCACGAGACCGTGTTGCCACTCGGTCTCGCCGATGCCGTCCTCGTCGTCTCGACGCCCGAACCCGCAGCTGTACAGGACTCAAAAAAGACTATCGAACTGACTGCCCGCGCCAATGGCTCCGTTGCCGGCCTCGTCGTCACCCGGACCCACCCCGGAAGCGACATCTCCTACGAAGAAATCGCAGCCAGACTCGAGATCCCGCTGCTCGGGACGATCCCCGAAGACAGCGCGGCCCGTGAGAGCGTCTACGCCGGCACGCCACTCGTTGTCTACAACGCAGAAGGGTCGGCTGCAATCGCCTACCGGACGCTCGCGGCCGATCTCGCCGGGATCGAACTTGCCGCGCCAACACCGCGCTCGAGCGGTGATACGGCCGATGAGCCGGAGGCGGAAACTGAGTCGGCCCAACCGGCTGCCGATGCTGACTCCACTGACGACGCGGACTCGAGCGCCACCGAATCTGCGACTGCCGACGATGACGCTGCTGACGTCGACGACGCGAGCGACGATGACGACTCGAGCCAGGAAGCCGCACCCGACGATGTCTCGAGTGCGATCACCGAAGCCGAGTCCGATCACTGA